Proteins encoded together in one Telopea speciosissima isolate NSW1024214 ecotype Mountain lineage chromosome 6, Tspe_v1, whole genome shotgun sequence window:
- the LOC122665355 gene encoding putative phospholipid-transporting ATPase 9 has translation MAGGRRRKLLFSKIYTFSCGKASLRDDLSQIGGPGFSRVIFCNDPEGYEASNLNYGDNYVRTTKYTLATFFPKSLFEQFRRVANIYFIIVGCLSFTPLAPYSSVSTIIPLIIVIGVSMVKEAIEDWRRTKQDIEVNNRKVKVRRVDGSFDNTEWRNLRAGDIVKVEKDNFFPADLLLLSSNYDDAICYVETMNLDGETNLKLKQALEVTSGLHEEVNFSDFKPVIKCEDPNANLYSFVGTMEFGEQQYPLSSQQLLLRDSKLRNTDYIYGAVVFTGHDTKVMQNSMEPPSKRSKIERKMDMLVYFLFSMLVLLSFIGSIFFGIATRDDLESGQMKRWYLRPDDTTIFFDPNRAPISAIFHFLTALMLYSYFIPISLYVCIEIVKVMQTIFINQDLLMYYEEADKPAQARTSNLNEELGQVDTILSDKTGTLTCNSMEFIKCSIAGTAYGYGITEVERAMAKRKGSPLVHEEVHVEDSANKKPTVKGFNFQDKRIKNGKWIDEPCSDVIQKFLRLMAICHTAIPEVDEDSGNILYEAESPDEAAFVIAARELGFEFYQRTQTSISLNELDPVSKKQVQRTYKLLNILEFNSTRKRMSVIVRNEEGQLLLLCKGADSVMFERLAKNGREFEVQTEEHVNEYADAGLRTLVLAYRELSEEEYREFNEEFTEAKNLVSADRDARIDEMVEKIEKDLILLGATAVEDKLQHGVPECIDKLAQAGIKIWVLTGDKMETAINIGFACSLLRQGMKQIIINLDTPEIKAVEKEGDKSEIAKASKASIVHQIDKGKAQLTPSSGGSDAFSLIIDGKSLVYALEDDVKNKFLDLALGCASVICCRSSPKQKALVTRLVKVGTGTTTLAIGDGANDVGMLQEADIGVGISGVEGMQAVMSSDFAIAQFEYLERLLLVHGHWCYRRISSMICYFFYKNIMFGFTLFLFEAYASFSAQAAYNDWNMSLYNVLFTSLPVIALGVFDQDVSARFCLQFPLLYQEGVQNVLFSWLRILSWMFNGVCGGVIIFFFCTNALELQAFRKGGEVVELEILGATMYTCVIWVVNCQMAISVSYFTLIQHIFVWGGIIVWYLYLLAYGAMSPTVSTTAYQVFIEACAPAPFYWLITLFVVISSLVPYITFSAIQMRFFPMYHGMIQWIRNDGQSEDPEYCNTVRQRSIRPTTVGFTARREAKARHLREKRRHRT, from the exons ATGGctgggggaagaagaagaaagctgcTTTTCAGCAAGATCTATACCTTCTCATGTGGGAAAGCATCTCTCAGGGACGACCTCTCACAGATTGGTGGACCAGGCTTCTCAAGGGTAATCTTCTGCAACGACCCAGAAGGCTATGAGGCATCGAACCTCAATTATGGAGACAATTATGTGAGAACCACCAAGTATACGCTTGCTACTTTCTTTCCCAAATCCTTGTTTGAGCAGTTCAGGAGAGTTGCTAACATATACTTCATCATTGTTGGCTGCTTGTCCTTCACACCTCTTGCACCTTACTCATCTGTCAGTACCATTATCCCTCTTATTATTGTGATTGGGGTTAGCATGGTTAAAGAAGCCATCGAAGATTGGAGGCGTACGAAGCAg GACATTGAGGTAAACAATCGAAAGGTTAAGGTGCGTCGTGTTGATGGTAGTTTTGATAATACAGAGTGGAGGAACCTGAGAGCTGGAGATATAGTGAAGGTGGAGAAGGATAATTTCTTTCCTGCTGACCTTCTCTTGCTTTCATCCAATTATGACGATGCCATTTGCTATGTTGAGACCATGAACCTTGATGGGGAGACAAATTTGAAACTGAAACAAGCACTGGAGGTGACTTCAGGTTTGCATGAAGAGGTTAACTTTAGTGATTTCAAGCCTGTTATTAAATGTGAAGACCCCAATGCAAATCTGTACAGTTTTGTTGGAACTATGGAATTTGGAGAGCAACAGTATCCCCTTTCATCTCAGCAACTTCTCCTTAGGGACTCAAAGCTCCGGAATACAGACTACATCTATGGGGCTGTTGTTTTTACAGGCCATGACACAAAAGTTATGCAGAATTCCATGGAACCACCCTCTAAGAGAAgcaaaattgaaagaaagatgGATATGCTTGTCTATTTCTTGTTTTCTATGTTGGTTTTGCTTTCTTTCATTGGATCTATCTTTTTTGGGATTGCAACTAGAGATGATCTTGAAAGTGGCCAGATGAAAAGGTGGTATCTTAGACCGGATGATACCACAATTTTCTTTGATCCCAATAGAGCACCCATTTCAGCAATTTTTCATTTCTTAACTGCCCTGATGTTGTATAGCTACTTTATCCCCATCTCCTTGTATGTATGCATAGAGATTGTCAAAGTTATGCAGACCATCTTCATCAACCAAGATCTGCTCATGTACTATGAGGAAGCTGATAAGCCTGCTCAGGCTCGCACCTCAAATTTGAACGAGGAACTTGGCCAAGTTGACACTATACTTTCAGACAAGACAGGAACTCTGACGTGCAATTCAATGGAATTCATAAAGTGTTCGATAGCTGGGACAGCTTATGGTTATGGGATCACAGAAGTTGAAAGAGCTATGGCTAAGAGAAAAGGATCACCATTGGTTCATGAGGAGGTCCATGTTGAGGATTCTGCTAATAAAAAACCTACTGTTAAAGGATTCAATTTTCAGGATAAAAGGATCAAGAATGGAAAATGGATTGATGAGCCATGCTCAGATGTCATTCAAAAGTTCCTTCGCTTAATGGCAATCTGCCACACAGCCATACCTGAAGTGGATGAGGATAGTGGGAATATCTTATATGAGGCAGAGTCCCCAGATGAGGCAGCCTTTGTGATTGCAGCAAGAGAACTTGGCTTTGAATTTTACCAGAGGACACAAACAAGCATTTCACTGAACGAGTTGGATCCTGTGTCTAAAAAGCAAGTTCAAAG GACATATAAACTTCTGAATATCTTAGAGTTTAATAGTACAAGGAAGCGGATGTCTGTGATAGTAAGGAATGAGGAGGGACAGCTGTTATTACTCTGTAAAGGTGCTGACAG CGTCATGTTTGAAAGGCTTGCAAAGAATGGGAGGGAGTTTGAAGTGCAGACTGAGGAGCATGTGAATGAGTATGCTGATGCAGGCTTGAGAACATTGGTGCTTGCTTATCGTGAACTCAGTGAGGAGGAATACAGAGAGTTTAATGAGGAATTCACAGAGGCCAAGAACCTGGTCAGTGCAGATCGGGATGCAAGGATTGATGAAATGGTAGAGAAGATAGAGAAGGATTTGATTCTTCTTGGTGCTACTGCTGTGGAGGACAAATTGCAACATGGG GTTCCAGAGTGCATTGACAAACTTGCGCAAGCCGGAATTAAAATATGGGTTTTGACTGGAGATAAGATGGAGACTGCAATTAATATTGG TTTTGCATGTAGTCTGCTTAGACAAGGAATGAAACAAATTATTATTAACTTGGACACACCAGAAATTAAAGCAGTGGAAAAAGAGGGAGACAAGTCTGAAATTGCCAAG GCATCGAAGGCTAGTATTGTCCATCAGATAGATAAAGGGAAGGCACAGCTCACTCCATCAAGTGGAGGCTCAGATGCATTTTCTTTGATCATTGATGGGAAATCACTTGTATATGCTCTGGAGGATGATGTCAAGAACAAGTTTCTAGACTTGGCACTTGGCTGTGCATCCGTTATATGCTGCCGCTCATCACCAAAACAGAAAGCACTG gTTACAAGATTGGTTAAAGTTGGAACTGGTACGACAACATTAGCAATTGGTGATGGGGCCAATGATGTGGGAATGCTTCAAGAAGCAGATATCGGAGTTGGCATTAGTGGTGTCGAAGGGATGCAG GCAGTCATGTCAAGTGACTTTGCAATTGCTCAGTTCGAATATCTGGAGCGTTTGCTACTTGTGCATGGCCACTGGTGTTACAGAAGGATCTCATCAATG ATATGCTACTTCTTCTACAAGAACATCATGTTTGGTTTTACTCTCTTCTTATTTGAGGCATACGCATCATTCTCCGCACAAGCTGCGTACAATGATTGGAATATGTCATTATATAATGTCCTTTTCACGTCACTGCCAGTTATTGCTCTGGGTGTGTTTGACCAGGATGTCTCTGCCCGGTTTTGTCTCCAG TTCCCTCTATTGTACCAAGAAGGTGTGCAGAATGTCCTCTTCAGCTGGCTTCGAATATTGAGCTGGATGTTCAATGGGGTCTGTGGTGGCgtaatcattttcttcttctgcacAAATGCATTGGAGCTCCAGGCCTTCCGGAAGGGAGGTGAGGTTGTTGAGTTGGAGATCTTGGGGGCAACCATGTACACCTGTGTTATTTGGGTTGTGAATTGCCAGATGGCCATCTCTGTCAGTTACTTTACCCTAATACAACACATCTTTGTCTGGGGTGGAATCATTGTTTGGTatctttaccttttggcctaTGGTGCCATGTCACCTACCGTTTCCACCACTGCCTACCAGGTCTTCATTGAAGCCTGTGCTCCAGCTCCCTTCTACTGGCTTATTACACTGTTTGTAGTTATCTCCAGTCTTGTCCCCTACATCACATTCTCTGCCATCCAGATGCGATTTTTTCCCATGTATCATGGGATGATACAATGGATAAGAAATGATGGGCAATCTGAAGATCCTGAATACTGCAACACGGTGCGGCAGAGATCAATTCGACCCACAACAGTAGGTTTCACAGCACGGAGAGAAGCTAAAGCTAGACATTTGAGAGAGAAGCGTCGTCACAGGACATAA